A window of Cryptomeria japonica chromosome 3, Sugi_1.0, whole genome shotgun sequence contains these coding sequences:
- the LOC131052064 gene encoding probable pectate lyase 18 codes for MASRQALQPLFLLLAVFFIKLVMVESIRTPFNMTKAENSDKYHVEKPELVVQMVERSLNNSKRKLSSCETGNPIDDCWRCDPNWVNNRKRLADCAIGFGKNAIGGKNGRFYIVTDPKNDDPVNPRPGTLRHAVIQTEPLWIIFQRDMVIQLKEELIMNSYKTIDGRGANVHIANGACITIQYVTNIIIHGVHIHDCKPAGNTNVRSSPTHYGFRTKSDGDGISIFGSSAIWVDHCSLSSCADGLIDAIRGSTAITISNNFFTHHDKVMLLGHSDAYTEDVKMQVTVTFNHFGEGLVQRMPRCRHGYFHVVNNDYTHWEMYAIGGSANPTINSQGNRFLAPDNRFHKEVTKHQDSTKGNWRSVGDLMLNGAFFTASGAKASSSYAKASSMVASPSSIVGSITASSGVLTCRKGSSC; via the exons ATGGCGAGCAGACAAGCCTTACAGccattgtttcttcttcttgctgTCTTTTTCATCAAGTTAGTAATGGTGGAATCAATAAGAACCCCCTTCAATATGACTAAGGCTGAGAATAGTGATAAATATCATGTTGAGAAGCCGGAGCTTGTAGTTCAAATGGTAGAAAG GAGTTTAAATAATTCGAAAAGAAAGCTGAGCTCGTGCGAAACGGGGAACCCCATCGATGACTGTTGGCGTTGTGATCCTAACTGGGTTAACAACCGAAAGAGACTGGCTGATTGTGCCATCGGATTTGGCAAAAACGCCATTGGAGGTAAGAATGGCAGATTTTATATAGTTACAGATCCAAAAAACGATGACCCGGTCAATCCTCGACCTGGCACTCTGCGGCACGCTGTTATTCAAACCGAACCTCTCTGGATTATTTTCCAAAGAGATATGGTTATTCAGCTCAAGGAGGAGCTTATCATGAACAGTTATAAGACTATTGATGGTAGAGGTGCCAATGTTCATATAGCAAATGGAGCTTGCATTACAATTCAGTATGTGACCAATATTATCATTCATGGAGTTCATATCCATGACTGTAAACCTGCGGGAAATACAAATGTTAGGAGCTCCCCGACCCATTATGGGTTTAGAACCAAGAGTGATGGAGATGGGATTTCCATCTTTGGATCAAGCGCAATTTGGGTTGACCACTGTTCATTGTCAAGTTGCGCAGATGGATTGATCGACGCCATCAGGGGTTCCACTGCTATAACCATTTCAAACAACTTTTTCACTCACCATGACAAG GTGATGCTCCTGGGACACAGCGATGCCTACACCGAGGACGTCAAAATGCAAGTAACAGTTACTTTCAACCactttggagaagggcttgttcaacGTATGCCCAG ATGTCGACATGGATACTTTCATGTGGTGAACAATGATTACACCCACTGGGAAATGTATGCAATCGGGGGAAGTGCAAACCCCACCATTAATAGCCAAGGCAATAGATTCCTTGCTCCTGATAATCGATTCCACAAGGAG GTTACAAAGCACCAAGATTCAACAAAAGGCAACTGGAGATCAGTGGGAGATCTTATGTTAAATGGAGCATTCTTCACAGCATCAGGGGCTAAAGCATCCTCAAGCTATGCCAAAGCTTCAAGTATGGTGGCAAGTCCTTCCTCTATTGTGGGCTCTATCACTGCAAGTTCGGGTGTTCTCACCTGCAGAAAAGGTTCCAGTTGTTAG